The nucleotide window GATTCTAAAAGATACTTGAATTTTACTCAAAATAAAAAGGAAATTGAAATGAAATAATATTTTTGTTTAATAAAATATAGACTCTTTTTAATTGTTTTTAAAGGTGGAAACTCAAACAGTTTCGGGCGTAACCGAAAATAAACATGTAACTTCCAGCTTCATCAAAGGCAGAAAGAAAAGACGATAGTTTTAACTGCTAGTTTATAAAGTAATATATAGACACCAAATAATATTGCTACATCTACAGAAGCCGAGCGTTTATTTTTCTCTTTTCTAAACAAGATTGATAACTGTGCGAGTGTTTAAAAGTTGCTAAATGCAAGTTTTAATAAACGAGTTTTAGCAATCAGAAAAGATAAAAATAATAAGTGAGGGAACCTTTGGCTTCGAAGCTGTAGTTGTTTTTGCTTACTTTTAGTCAATACAAAAGTAAGAAAGCGAAGAGGTTTACCTCTTCAAGAGAGTATATTAATTCTATACAAAAGTTAAATAGTGATATTTATATAGTATTTTTATAGTAAAATAAAATAGATTAATTTTATATGGCATAACTATACATAACATAAAAGGACATAAATGTATTCTAAAGAAATAATGGAGTTTGCACAGGAAGAAGAATTAAAATTAAGTAGTTTGGATAAGAGATCGACTAACGTAAATGATGGTAGAGATTCTGGACGAGATGAATTTATGAGAGATTATGCAAGAATTTTATATTCATCTTCATTTCGAAGATTACAAGGTAAAATGCAATTATTAGGAATAAATTCAACTAATTTTAATAGAAATAGATTAACTCATAGTCTTGAAGTCGCGCAAATTGCACGTTCAATTGCTCAGAATCTTGGTATAAAAATGACGGTTGTTACCGAAAGTTGTTCTTTAGCACATGATTTAGGTAATCCTCCATTTGGACATTATGGTGAAATTATATTAAACGAATTATCAGTTAATGTTGGTGGCTATGAAGGAAATGCACAAACCTTTAGAATACTAAAAAAATTAGAAAAAAAACATCATGCTTATGAGGGATTAAATTTAACGATTAGAACATTACTTGGTGTAACAAAATATTTTAATAGAGGTAATATTAAAAATAAAAAATTTTTATATGAAGATGATTATGATTTTTTAAAAAAAGAATTAGAAGAGAATAAAGTAAATGTCATAAAAAGTATAGATGCACAAATTATGGATATTTCTGACGAAATTGCATATGCTGCTCATGATTTAGAGGATGCATTAAGTTCGGGAATAATTAGCCTTGGTGAAATATTACATGAGTTTAAAATTAGTAAAGATTTCTCATGTGCTTATGATGAATTTTCTGAGATTACAAAAAAAGTACAAAAAACGGCATTAGAATGTAAAAAACTTGAAACATCGGAAGAATATTCAGCTGTTTTAAGAAAAGAGTTAACTTCTGAGATTGTAAATGTTTTGTGTAAAAAAATTTCAATTTTACATAAAAATAGTGGAAGTGAATTAGGATATGAAGGGAATAATAAACTGGCAGAAGGATTAAAGAAATTATTATTTATAACAATATTAAGAAAAAAAGATATTCAACACTATGAAAAAAAAGGTGAAAAAGTTATAAGGGGATTATTTGAAGTTTATACTGATTTGTCATATAACAAAGGCAATATTCTTTTACCTGCTGAATTACGAACTTTAGATTACCCTAATGTAAGACTTGTTATTGATTATATTTCTGGAATGATGG belongs to Arcobacter sp. F2176 and includes:
- the dgt gene encoding dGTP triphosphohydrolase, with protein sequence MYSKEIMEFAQEEELKLSSLDKRSTNVNDGRDSGRDEFMRDYARILYSSSFRRLQGKMQLLGINSTNFNRNRLTHSLEVAQIARSIAQNLGIKMTVVTESCSLAHDLGNPPFGHYGEIILNELSVNVGGYEGNAQTFRILKKLEKKHHAYEGLNLTIRTLLGVTKYFNRGNIKNKKFLYEDDYDFLKKELEENKVNVIKSIDAQIMDISDEIAYAAHDLEDALSSGIISLGEILHEFKISKDFSCAYDEFSEITKKVQKTALECKKLETSEEYSAVLRKELTSEIVNVLCKKISILHKNSGSELGYEGNNKLAEGLKKLLFITILRKKDIQHYEKKGEKVIRGLFEVYTDLSYNKGNILLPAELRTLDYPNVRLVIDYISGMMDSYAEQEYIKYFGKSSLEQLYFKSC